A genome region from Nocardia sp. NBC_01730 includes the following:
- a CDS encoding FAD-dependent oxidoreductase: MTTPLPPNHFPEMHATNFDWVRNVLGWKVSTLDTIHSESVSRTEGQMGEVFRLRLGENSLIYKTSPAGNGDWQKLTRDTGLLDREIASYQALAAHGPIARTIAPRCYRTIRHPDGTAAIALEDLGDGVSATEMADGLNYRQAHAAVTTLATLHSLSATTGRPKSPHQWLLTATSPALIDAIELGLHDLPEALTGLGIDRSPTSVQRLDRPRLRNLLGQANRSSVNALCHGDVWPGNIIFAATSDPQHPATARLIDWQFAMWGNPLTDVALLLKTSLAPAARRAWQEQLLRHYHHILTIRSNLTYPWSACLEDYQRAEPFAAIVALASATAYIGKMTPADRACFTDRIAIALDDADTATQTKAGHRGPHTQVAIDIPRTVEIAVIGAGMFGSAAAKYLSTEGADVLVIGPGEPDDRRGDQHSFAAHYDQARICRRMGWDPVWAELDARSLERYRSIESASGVEFFTDCGSLVLLAGSIGHRTTAMAAQCRDEGIAVERIDAATLTAQFPTLGLPALDGGVEGLLERTHAGYLNPRRLVSAQFALAQAEGARCLRASVRQVVEHQGRWLLTLDGPRGQFEVSAEKVLVAAGTFTNHNGVLPDGHRLAMRAYAEPNLLFEVGEAQREELGALPPIVTVDPADTGNANQSIYLVPPVLYPDGRCWMRIGPGMQPCVQPLDGVEEMIAWYRRQVITPTQATLLTTVMQTMVPSLASTSVRHATCIIEKTPTRYPYIGHVDDETFTVAVGGNGHGARGSDEIGRLAANLVLGKPWDSPLPQDTFAPVAGHDTEDTTMCLKPPFGLC; this comes from the coding sequence ATGACGACCCCTCTGCCGCCCAACCACTTCCCTGAGATGCACGCCACCAACTTCGACTGGGTACGCAACGTCCTCGGCTGGAAGGTCTCCACCCTCGACACCATTCACAGCGAATCGGTGTCGCGAACAGAGGGACAGATGGGCGAAGTCTTCCGACTCCGCCTCGGCGAGAATTCATTGATTTACAAGACCAGCCCCGCCGGCAACGGTGACTGGCAGAAACTGACCCGTGACACCGGACTCCTCGACCGCGAGATCGCCAGCTATCAGGCACTGGCCGCACACGGTCCGATCGCCCGAACAATCGCGCCGCGCTGCTACCGCACAATCCGGCATCCCGACGGCACCGCGGCGATCGCGTTGGAAGACCTCGGCGACGGAGTGTCCGCCACCGAAATGGCCGACGGCCTCAACTACCGCCAAGCCCACGCGGCCGTCACGACCCTGGCGACCCTGCACTCGCTGTCGGCAACCACCGGCCGCCCGAAATCGCCGCACCAGTGGCTGCTCACCGCAACCTCACCCGCGCTGATCGACGCCATCGAACTCGGACTGCACGACCTGCCAGAAGCGCTGACCGGGTTGGGCATCGACCGAAGTCCCACCTCAGTGCAGCGCCTCGACCGCCCCAGACTGCGAAACCTGCTCGGCCAGGCCAACCGCAGCAGTGTGAATGCGCTGTGCCACGGCGACGTCTGGCCCGGCAACATCATCTTCGCCGCCACCAGCGACCCACAACACCCCGCCACCGCACGCCTCATCGACTGGCAATTCGCTATGTGGGGCAACCCCCTGACCGACGTCGCGCTCCTGCTGAAAACCTCGCTGGCCCCGGCAGCGCGCCGGGCTTGGCAGGAACAGCTGCTGCGGCACTACCACCACATTCTCACTATCCGCAGCAACCTCACCTACCCCTGGTCAGCGTGCCTCGAGGACTATCAACGCGCAGAGCCGTTCGCCGCGATCGTGGCCCTCGCCTCCGCCACGGCCTACATCGGCAAGATGACCCCCGCCGACCGCGCCTGCTTCACCGACAGGATCGCCATCGCCCTCGACGACGCCGACACAGCTACACAGACGAAGGCCGGACACCGCGGTCCACACACCCAGGTGGCCATAGACATTCCCCGCACTGTAGAGATCGCGGTCATCGGCGCCGGGATGTTCGGATCCGCGGCCGCGAAGTACCTCAGCACCGAAGGCGCCGACGTCCTTGTCATCGGTCCTGGCGAACCCGACGACCGCCGCGGTGACCAACACAGCTTCGCCGCGCACTACGATCAGGCTCGAATCTGCCGACGCATGGGATGGGATCCGGTGTGGGCCGAACTCGACGCACGCTCGCTCGAGCGGTACCGAAGTATCGAATCCGCCTCCGGGGTCGAATTTTTCACCGACTGCGGGTCGCTGGTCCTTCTCGCCGGCTCCATCGGCCACCGCACGACGGCCATGGCTGCCCAGTGTCGTGACGAAGGGATCGCTGTCGAACGCATTGACGCGGCCACGCTCACCGCACAGTTTCCAACCCTGGGGCTACCCGCACTCGACGGCGGTGTGGAGGGACTACTGGAACGCACCCACGCCGGCTACCTGAATCCACGTCGTCTCGTGTCCGCACAGTTCGCTCTGGCCCAGGCTGAAGGAGCACGCTGCCTGCGCGCCTCCGTGCGCCAGGTCGTCGAGCACCAGGGCCGATGGCTCCTCACCCTCGACGGGCCGCGCGGACAGTTCGAGGTGTCCGCGGAGAAGGTGTTGGTCGCGGCTGGCACATTCACCAACCACAACGGCGTCCTCCCGGACGGGCACCGCCTGGCGATGCGCGCCTACGCTGAGCCCAACCTCCTGTTCGAGGTGGGCGAAGCCCAGCGTGAGGAACTCGGTGCGTTGCCGCCGATCGTCACCGTCGACCCCGCCGACACCGGCAACGCCAACCAGTCGATCTACCTGGTGCCGCCGGTGCTCTATCCCGACGGGCGCTGCTGGATGCGGATCGGACCTGGCATGCAGCCGTGCGTGCAGCCACTGGACGGCGTCGAGGAGATGATCGCCTGGTACAGGCGCCAGGTGATCACACCGACCCAAGCCACTCTGCTCACCACCGTCATGCAGACGATGGTGCCGAGTCTGGCCTCCACCTCGGTCCGGCATGCGACCTGCATCATCGAGAAGACCCCGACCCGCTACCCGTACATCGGGCACGTCGACGACGAAACCTTCACCGTCGCGGTCGGCGGAAACGGCCACGGCGCCCGAGGTTCCGACGAGATCGGCCGTCTCGCAGCCAACCTGGTCCTGGGCAAGCCGTGGGACAGCCCACTGCCGCAGGACACCTTCGCCCCGGTCGCAGGCCACGACACCGAGGACACCACGATGTGCCTGAAACCACCGTTCGGGCTCTGCTGA
- the purF gene encoding amidophosphoribosyltransferase, translating into MDDSPKEACGVFGLYAPGNPVSHLTYLGLFALQHRGQEAAGIAVSDGQKMWVDKDTGLVSTIFDDRRLQTLQGDLAIGHTRYSTTGSGDWSNCQPVYRDVRRHQFALAHNGNLVNTAQLSADLGIPYDGIGSDSGLVAELLARELSDDACNGDQQEVVDAFTRTIPQLSGAFSLVLLGSDFLIGARDPQGFRPLFLGQLDDGWVLASETPALDVVGAETVREIAPGEVVVINAGGVHSMTPTPAVEHALCSFEFVYFARPDGNLLGQNVHRVRQRMGEALARQDPVQADAVVPIPESSVPGAQGYARESGIPFVDGFVKNRYIGRTFIAPNQELRSNAVRIKLNPIRENIEGQRLVVVEDSIIRATTLRETMRMMRKAGAAEIHLRVLSPPYKWPCWFGMDTTDRSKLVASRMSVEEIREYLGADSLAYLDIDDMVEAITPGKRTGLCTACLTGDYPIPVPDSAIAAVK; encoded by the coding sequence GTGGACGACTCCCCCAAGGAGGCCTGTGGTGTATTCGGCCTCTACGCTCCCGGAAATCCCGTCTCCCACTTGACCTATCTCGGCTTGTTCGCCCTACAACATCGAGGGCAGGAGGCCGCCGGAATCGCTGTCAGTGACGGCCAGAAGATGTGGGTCGACAAAGACACCGGCCTCGTTTCAACAATTTTCGACGATCGACGTTTGCAAACGCTCCAGGGTGATCTGGCAATCGGCCACACCCGATATTCGACGACTGGATCCGGGGACTGGAGCAACTGCCAGCCCGTCTACCGTGACGTGCGCCGACACCAGTTCGCCCTCGCACACAACGGCAACTTGGTCAACACCGCACAGCTCTCAGCAGACCTCGGAATCCCCTATGACGGGATCGGCAGCGACAGCGGATTGGTCGCCGAACTGCTTGCTCGCGAGCTATCCGACGATGCATGCAACGGCGACCAGCAGGAGGTCGTCGACGCCTTCACACGCACGATTCCCCAGCTCAGTGGCGCGTTCTCGCTGGTGCTACTCGGTTCTGACTTCCTGATCGGCGCCCGCGACCCACAAGGGTTCCGTCCGCTGTTCCTGGGCCAGCTCGATGACGGCTGGGTACTGGCCTCGGAAACCCCTGCCCTGGATGTCGTAGGCGCGGAGACAGTTCGGGAGATTGCTCCCGGTGAGGTCGTTGTCATCAACGCCGGCGGCGTCCACTCGATGACCCCGACACCTGCGGTCGAGCACGCTTTGTGTTCGTTCGAGTTCGTCTACTTCGCCCGACCGGACGGGAACCTGCTGGGGCAGAACGTTCATCGGGTCCGGCAGAGGATGGGGGAAGCATTGGCTCGCCAGGATCCTGTGCAGGCCGACGCGGTGGTGCCGATCCCGGAGTCCAGTGTGCCGGGCGCTCAAGGCTATGCCAGGGAATCCGGCATTCCCTTCGTCGACGGGTTCGTCAAGAACCGCTATATCGGCAGGACGTTCATCGCACCCAACCAAGAGCTTCGCAGCAATGCCGTGCGCATCAAGCTCAACCCGATCCGCGAGAACATCGAGGGTCAGCGGCTGGTGGTCGTGGAAGACTCGATCATCAGGGCGACAACGCTGCGAGAGACGATGCGGATGATGCGCAAGGCGGGGGCGGCCGAGATCCATCTTCGGGTGCTGTCGCCGCCGTACAAGTGGCCGTGCTGGTTTGGCATGGACACCACGGATCGGTCGAAGCTGGTGGCGTCGCGGATGAGTGTCGAGGAGATCCGGGAGTACTTGGGCGCCGACAGCCTGGCCTATCTCGACATCGACGACATGGTCGAGGCGATCACACCCGGAAAGCGGACGGGGCTGTGTACGGCCTGCTTGACCGGTGACTATCCGATTCCGGTCCCCGATTCGGCCATCGCCGCCGTCAAGTAG
- a CDS encoding HAD family hydrolase codes for MLTVSMEMSKASPTMPGEHPGAGVGLRPPRMVVLDIDGTICPVDAYSNPSAHRTVSPGVRAAVTGAIRSATAVVLGTGRAAPATIPFLHELGIHSGRAICSNGAVIIDVESGIVLRCESFELARPVQILRERLPGAVFVAENPGTGVLATAPTDDSDMHFGTVQLVEVDELASSASTRLAVHWPGRSSDDLATALSAVVLPGVRTWMDPGDTFADLTAADVSKACAAEFVRGEFGIPRAQTLAIGDGINDIELLRWAGLGIAMGHAPDCVRDAADAVCPPVEDDGVAHVLSRWFGA; via the coding sequence ATGTTGACCGTGTCGATGGAAATGTCTAAGGCATCGCCGACCATGCCCGGTGAGCACCCTGGCGCGGGCGTCGGCCTACGGCCACCACGGATGGTCGTATTGGACATCGACGGCACGATCTGCCCGGTTGATGCCTATTCGAATCCGTCAGCTCATAGGACTGTCAGCCCCGGTGTGCGGGCCGCGGTGACTGGCGCCATTCGATCCGCCACGGCGGTGGTTCTGGGCACCGGCCGTGCGGCACCAGCGACCATCCCGTTTCTTCATGAGCTCGGCATACACTCCGGTCGGGCAATCTGCTCGAATGGGGCCGTCATCATCGACGTCGAATCCGGAATAGTTCTTCGCTGCGAATCATTCGAATTGGCGCGGCCGGTGCAGATTCTGCGCGAACGCCTTCCGGGCGCGGTGTTCGTTGCCGAAAATCCAGGCACTGGTGTCTTGGCTACTGCACCCACCGACGACTCGGATATGCACTTCGGGACTGTCCAGTTGGTAGAGGTTGATGAGCTGGCCAGCTCCGCATCGACACGGCTTGCGGTGCATTGGCCCGGGCGATCTTCTGACGATCTAGCTACCGCGCTCTCTGCGGTGGTGCTGCCTGGAGTGCGCACCTGGATGGATCCAGGCGATACCTTCGCTGACCTTACGGCGGCCGATGTGAGCAAAGCCTGCGCAGCCGAGTTCGTGCGCGGCGAGTTCGGGATACCCCGGGCACAGACGCTCGCCATCGGCGACGGAATCAATGACATCGAGTTGCTCCGTTGGGCGGGGCTCGGGATCGCCATGGGGCACGCACCCGACTGTGTGCGGGACGCAGCTGATGCCGTCTGCCCGCCTGTCGAGGACGACGGTGTGGCCCATGTCCTCTCCCGATGGTTCGGCGCCTAA
- a CDS encoding NUDIX hydrolase: MYVVRDGKLLVFRHTDYSYEEVGIQVPAGSIRPGESPQDAALREAREETGLTEFKVVRKLGEFTYDISPYRWELQQRHVFELELREPAPERWASQEDHDGQGEPTHFECFWMPLDAAHILQSGQGALLGRLFD, from the coding sequence GTGTACGTGGTGCGCGATGGCAAACTGCTGGTGTTCCGGCATACCGACTACTCCTATGAGGAGGTCGGCATCCAGGTCCCGGCAGGCAGCATCCGTCCCGGCGAGTCCCCGCAGGACGCGGCGCTTCGCGAGGCACGGGAGGAAACGGGCCTGACCGAGTTCAAGGTCGTGCGCAAGCTCGGCGAATTCACCTACGACATCTCGCCGTATCGCTGGGAATTGCAGCAGCGTCACGTATTCGAGCTGGAGCTGCGCGAACCCGCGCCAGAGCGGTGGGCCAGCCAGGAGGACCACGACGGACAGGGCGAGCCGACCCATTTCGAGTGCTTCTGGATGCCGCTGGATGCCGCGCACATCTTGCAATCGGGGCAGGGCGCGCTGCTTGGCCGACTCTTCGACTGA
- a CDS encoding orotidine 5'-phosphate decarboxylase / HUMPS family protein — protein MTSPFLGSYIDVWRADPTGADLRGEPLKSPCFRQRRSWCTTQAAAVAADCGGVVCAASDLSVIRKAAPDILTVVPGIRPAGGAVHDQQRVATPAEAIRSGASILVLGRAITAATDPAEAAQAIAEKVAQAL, from the coding sequence GTGACGAGTCCTTTCCTCGGGTCCTACATAGATGTGTGGCGCGCCGACCCGACCGGCGCGGATCTGCGCGGTGAGCCGCTGAAATCCCCCTGCTTCCGGCAACGTCGGAGTTGGTGTACCACCCAGGCTGCGGCTGTCGCCGCCGATTGTGGTGGCGTTGTCTGTGCGGCCAGCGACCTCTCGGTCATCCGCAAGGCTGCTCCCGACATCCTGACCGTCGTTCCCGGTATTCGGCCCGCTGGCGGCGCGGTGCACGACCAACAGCGAGTTGCGACACCGGCCGAGGCCATTCGCAGTGGCGCAAGCATTCTCGTCCTCGGCCGAGCGATCACCGCCGCGACGGATCCTGCCGAAGCCGCACAAGCCATCGCTGAGAAAGTCGCGCAGGCACTCTGA
- a CDS encoding GFA family protein, whose product MRTMHSGGCLCGNIRYQTTGELSFPHLCSCPHCQRLSGSPIMSWVDFPREGFKWTGPGGEPVWYNTFPDSQRGFCGTCGSSVAAQDDGDAELVGVTMMSLDDHSVLTPERQSFRPNAVAWLPIVGAQD is encoded by the coding sequence ATGCGCACCATGCACTCCGGCGGCTGCCTTTGCGGCAACATCAGGTACCAGACGACCGGCGAACTCTCGTTCCCGCACCTTTGTAGTTGCCCCCACTGTCAGAGATTGTCCGGTAGCCCAATAATGTCGTGGGTCGACTTCCCTCGCGAAGGGTTCAAGTGGACCGGACCAGGCGGAGAGCCGGTCTGGTACAACACCTTTCCCGATTCTCAGCGTGGCTTCTGCGGTACCTGCGGAAGCTCGGTTGCGGCCCAGGACGACGGCGACGCAGAACTGGTCGGCGTCACCATGATGAGCCTCGATGACCACTCGGTTTTGACGCCCGAGCGACAGAGTTTTCGTCCCAATGCTGTCGCGTGGCTTCCGATCGTCGGAGCACAAGACTGA
- the aspS gene encoding aspartate--tRNA(Asn) ligase: MQRTLTHALPTVSAGDRVRIEGWVHRRRRLGGIAFLIIRDRTGLAQAVVTDDDARRIDELVEETVVAVEGTVAANGKAPGGVELIDPQITELSPPAVAPPVELWRPSSEVSLPLLLDHAPVLWRHPAQNALWRIATASLRGFRTTLDRHGFIEIQTPKIVGSATESGANVFRLDYFGRPAYLAQSPQLYKQMMVGVFERVYETGPVFRAEPHDTARHLAEYVSLDVEFGFIRDHRDVLAMLREVLAGMLDEVAANAALPGVQALPAVPDEIPVIHFRDALALVDADPDEPDLAPEHERRLGEWARVEHGSEFLAVEGYPAIKRPFYTHPAPDDARWTNSFDVLFRGLELCTGGQRLHAADAYEQALASRGESTADYEAYLQTFRHGMPPHGGFAIGLERWVARLTGTDNIRRTALFPRDLNRLSP; encoded by the coding sequence ATGCAACGTACGCTCACCCACGCTCTGCCGACGGTCTCTGCCGGCGACCGAGTCCGCATCGAAGGCTGGGTTCACCGCCGTCGCCGCCTTGGCGGCATCGCGTTCCTGATCATCCGTGACCGCACTGGGCTGGCACAAGCCGTGGTCACCGACGACGACGCGCGCCGGATCGACGAGCTGGTGGAGGAGACCGTGGTCGCGGTGGAGGGCACGGTCGCGGCGAACGGCAAGGCCCCCGGCGGGGTCGAGCTGATCGACCCACAGATCACCGAACTCAGCCCACCTGCGGTGGCCCCGCCAGTGGAACTGTGGCGGCCCTCGTCTGAGGTGAGTCTGCCTCTGTTGCTTGACCACGCACCGGTGCTGTGGCGCCACCCTGCGCAGAACGCGCTGTGGCGGATCGCCACCGCCTCCCTGCGAGGGTTTCGCACCACGTTGGATCGGCATGGGTTCATCGAGATCCAAACCCCGAAGATCGTCGGCTCGGCCACCGAGTCAGGCGCGAACGTGTTCCGCCTGGACTATTTTGGTCGCCCCGCGTATCTGGCGCAGTCCCCGCAGCTGTACAAGCAGATGATGGTAGGAGTGTTCGAGCGGGTTTATGAGACCGGGCCGGTGTTCCGCGCCGAACCGCATGACACCGCACGCCATCTCGCCGAATATGTGTCGCTGGATGTCGAGTTCGGCTTCATCCGCGACCACCGCGACGTGCTCGCCATGCTGCGAGAGGTTCTCGCCGGCATGCTCGATGAGGTCGCCGCCAACGCGGCGTTGCCAGGCGTGCAAGCGCTGCCAGCCGTGCCCGACGAGATCCCGGTGATTCACTTCCGTGACGCCTTGGCCTTGGTCGACGCGGACCCGGACGAGCCCGACCTCGCGCCCGAACACGAGCGTCGCCTCGGGGAATGGGCTCGCGTCGAGCATGGTTCGGAGTTCTTGGCGGTGGAGGGATATCCGGCGATCAAACGCCCGTTCTACACACATCCGGCACCCGACGACGCTCGTTGGACGAACTCGTTCGACGTTCTGTTCCGCGGTCTCGAGCTGTGCACCGGAGGACAACGGCTGCACGCCGCCGATGCCTACGAGCAGGCGCTCGCGTCGCGCGGCGAGTCTACCGCCGACTACGAGGCGTACCTCCAGACGTTCCGGCACGGGATGCCGCCACACGGAGGATTCGCCATCGGCCTCGAACGCTGGGTGGCCCGCCTTACTGGCACCGACAACATTCGTCGCACCGCACTGTTTCCCCGCGACCTGAACCGCTTGAGCCCGTGA
- a CDS encoding ketopantoate reductase family protein, protein MAHVVVIGAGGIGGYFAALLTEHGHAVTLLARGETLEEMTRSGLRVEEPACRSRVVTGVHPVSKLDGVPYADLVLVCVKSWQVAEAAVQVAQVVAAYTVVVPVQNGIEAGDRLAAILGADHAVGGVCTVFARRTSSATFVRMGDPPSLRIGSLTGDDSAVDRLKTIAGILTDAGISTQVSSDIRQDLWRKLMFIASFGGVAALSDAPAGVVRSQPRTRALVRTALHEVATVARAASANITEADADAALSKLDESDPDATASMMRDISAGRPSELYDQTGAVVHYGEWLGVPTPTHTTIYSALLPRELRARGDATEPTWSPPPRCACRVTQPLSQ, encoded by the coding sequence GTGGCGCATGTGGTTGTGATCGGTGCAGGTGGGATCGGCGGCTACTTCGCGGCGCTGCTAACCGAACACGGGCACGCGGTGACCTTGCTTGCCCGCGGCGAAACTCTCGAAGAGATGACCCGATCTGGACTCAGGGTCGAGGAGCCAGCGTGCAGGTCTCGCGTGGTCACCGGTGTACACCCGGTTTCGAAGCTCGACGGTGTGCCGTATGCCGATCTGGTGCTCGTCTGTGTCAAGTCCTGGCAGGTCGCGGAGGCCGCCGTGCAAGTCGCTCAAGTGGTTGCCGCTTACACCGTCGTCGTTCCGGTGCAGAACGGGATCGAGGCCGGCGATCGCCTCGCTGCCATATTGGGCGCGGACCACGCCGTGGGCGGAGTGTGCACCGTGTTCGCCAGGCGCACCAGCTCCGCGACTTTCGTCCGTATGGGTGATCCGCCGTCGCTAAGGATTGGCAGCCTGACAGGCGATGATTCGGCAGTAGACCGGTTGAAGACGATTGCCGGCATTCTTACAGACGCGGGAATCAGTACGCAGGTCTCCTCCGACATCCGACAAGACCTATGGCGCAAACTAATGTTCATCGCATCCTTCGGTGGCGTTGCCGCACTGTCAGACGCCCCAGCCGGGGTTGTGCGCAGCCAGCCACGTACCCGAGCGCTGGTTCGCACAGCACTGCACGAGGTGGCGACAGTAGCGCGAGCGGCATCGGCCAACATCACCGAAGCCGACGCGGACGCGGCACTGTCCAAACTGGACGAGTCCGATCCAGACGCCACAGCATCGATGATGCGAGATATATCTGCTGGCAGGCCATCTGAGCTGTACGACCAGACTGGTGCGGTCGTGCACTACGGGGAGTGGCTCGGCGTTCCCACCCCCACCCACACTACTATCTACAGCGCACTACTACCGCGCGAACTGCGAGCACGCGGCGATGCGACAGAACCGACTTGGTCGCCGCCACCACGCTGTGCCTGCCGGGTCACGCAGCCGTTATCTCAATAG
- a CDS encoding pentapeptide repeat-containing protein, producing the protein MTTECLSTTGRGLDLTAADLSGLDLSGFDLRRATLNRAALFGTNLSAADLTGASMVCAGLERTNFTDATLHGAYIHAMAAQASVFVRADLTGLIDATGALFHGCDMSGVRLDGSELAGVTFYQCSLLAAHAQGADLRGAAFNECRMDNADLTAAVLDDCTITRCGLRSLVLDRSRGRGVVIQRPSTADGLQLSAAHLPNLRLSAVRGRGIVATGLSATSIDVLDSQLVEADFRDADLTGGRWSRVCLDSGNLAGAVVSDSWWHHVSGVEAKLTDAAGESMTATECSFTRADFTGFAGRYATFRNCDFHAADLQRAYLYRSSFIGDPPTSACMTAANLDGANLTQAYLAADFTNASLRHVIATYARVNQSLFNGADLVGLGMFRASAVKTDFTAARVSSTLGLFFADRCPGLLAALHESDDPESRRIARFVTEFEELIGSDTRKST; encoded by the coding sequence ATGACGACCGAATGCTTGTCGACAACCGGACGAGGGTTGGACCTGACCGCAGCCGACCTCAGCGGTTTGGATCTATCAGGATTCGATCTTCGTCGGGCAACGCTGAACCGCGCCGCTCTGTTCGGCACCAATCTTTCGGCAGCTGATCTGACTGGCGCGTCGATGGTGTGCGCGGGGCTCGAGAGAACCAATTTCACAGACGCCACACTGCATGGCGCCTACATCCATGCCATGGCCGCGCAGGCGAGTGTCTTTGTCCGCGCCGACCTGACGGGGCTCATCGATGCCACCGGCGCACTGTTTCACGGTTGCGATATGTCGGGTGTCCGGCTGGACGGCTCAGAACTAGCGGGTGTGACGTTCTATCAGTGCAGCCTGCTCGCAGCGCACGCCCAAGGCGCGGATCTGCGCGGCGCGGCATTCAATGAATGTCGGATGGACAATGCCGACCTGACGGCGGCGGTTCTCGATGACTGCACGATCACGCGCTGCGGCCTTCGTAGCCTCGTACTGGACCGTTCTCGTGGGCGCGGAGTGGTAATCCAGCGGCCGAGCACGGCGGACGGATTGCAGCTGTCAGCCGCACATCTGCCGAATCTACGACTATCCGCTGTCCGCGGGCGCGGCATCGTCGCCACCGGACTCAGTGCCACAAGCATCGACGTGCTCGACAGCCAGCTGGTCGAAGCAGACTTCCGCGATGCAGACCTCACCGGAGGACGCTGGTCCCGCGTCTGCTTGGACAGCGGGAATCTGGCCGGGGCTGTCGTGTCGGACTCATGGTGGCATCACGTCAGTGGCGTCGAGGCGAAGCTGACAGATGCTGCGGGTGAAAGCATGACCGCGACCGAATGCAGTTTCACGCGAGCCGATTTCACCGGATTCGCCGGGAGATACGCAACCTTCCGCAACTGCGACTTCCACGCGGCCGATCTGCAGCGCGCCTACTTGTACCGATCGTCATTCATCGGCGACCCGCCCACATCGGCATGCATGACAGCTGCGAACCTCGACGGCGCGAACCTCACCCAAGCGTATCTGGCCGCCGACTTCACTAACGCGAGCCTTCGCCATGTGATCGCCACCTATGCACGCGTCAACCAATCGCTCTTCAACGGCGCCGATCTGGTCGGACTCGGCATGTTCCGAGCCAGCGCTGTAAAGACCGACTTCACTGCCGCCCGAGTCTCGAGCACGCTCGGCTTGTTCTTCGCAGATCGATGTCCCGGATTGCTTGCAGCGCTGCATGAATCCGACGATCCCGAGAGCCGCCGAATCGCCCGGTTCGTGACAGAGTTCGAGGAGCTGATCGGCAGCGATACTCGGAAGTCGACATGA